In a genomic window of Octadecabacter temperatus:
- the pncA gene encoding bifunctional nicotinamidase/pyrazinamidase — protein sequence MSHALLVIDVQNDFCPGGALAVTGGDEIVSGINALMPDFDAVILTQDWHPAGHSSFASTHNADPMSMTEMPYGPQVLWPDHCIIGTGGAAFHKDLQADAADMIIRKGYNPAIDSYSAFFENDHTTPTGLFGYLQTRGIDTLTLVGLATDFCVNYSAVDAANLGLNVTVRTDLCRAIDFDRSLDAAVDGMKAAGVSIRD from the coding sequence CGCACTTCTTGTCATCGATGTCCAAAACGACTTTTGCCCAGGCGGCGCCCTTGCCGTTACCGGCGGCGATGAAATCGTCTCAGGCATCAACGCCCTCATGCCTGACTTCGACGCTGTGATACTGACCCAAGACTGGCATCCCGCTGGTCATTCATCCTTCGCCAGCACCCACAACGCCGATCCCATGAGCATGACTGAAATGCCTTATGGCCCCCAAGTCCTCTGGCCGGATCACTGCATCATCGGCACGGGCGGCGCGGCTTTCCACAAAGACCTGCAAGCAGACGCTGCCGATATGATCATACGCAAGGGCTATAACCCAGCCATCGACAGCTATTCCGCGTTCTTTGAAAACGACCACACAACACCCACAGGCCTGTTCGGATATCTGCAAACCCGCGGCATAGACACCCTCACACTGGTTGGCCTAGCGACAGATTTCTGCGTGAATTATTCCGCCGTAGACGCCGCCAACCTCGGCCTCAACGTCACCGTGCGCACCGACCTCTGCCGCGCGATTGATTTCGACAGGAGCTTGGACGCTGCGGTTGACGGGATGAAAGCGGCGGGGGTTTCGATCCGCGATTGA
- the petA gene encoding ubiquinol-cytochrome c reductase iron-sulfur subunit: MPTPRNRRNFLYYTTAAVGAVGVVAAVGGLGKAVGPSADQEYQGEVKIDFADLEEGQQITILYQGRPLFLRHRTQLEIDQARATPLDDLIDRHNRYDFYGRMHNGEPATDQSRSIDPEGRYVLFVGICTHLGCVPIGDGAGDFNGWFCPCHSAHFDTSGRTRKGPAPYNLYIPRYEWDGETIITLLDPSRVPPMSDEQLDRLIFG; the protein is encoded by the coding sequence ATGCCCACCCCACGCAACAGACGCAACTTCTTATACTACACGACGGCAGCTGTTGGCGCGGTGGGTGTCGTAGCCGCAGTCGGCGGGCTTGGAAAGGCCGTGGGGCCTTCGGCAGATCAGGAATATCAAGGCGAAGTTAAGATAGACTTCGCGGATCTGGAAGAAGGGCAGCAGATTACCATTTTATATCAAGGTCGCCCTCTGTTCTTGCGCCACAGAACGCAGTTGGAAATTGATCAAGCGCGCGCAACGCCGTTGGATGATCTAATTGATCGGCATAATCGATATGACTTTTACGGTCGAATGCACAACGGCGAACCTGCAACTGATCAGAGCCGTTCAATTGATCCTGAAGGTCGCTATGTGCTTTTTGTTGGCATTTGTACCCATCTGGGGTGTGTCCCGATAGGCGACGGCGCCGGAGACTTTAACGGCTGGTTTTGCCCCTGTCATAGTGCCCATTTTGATACGTCTGGCCGCACCCGTAAGGGCCCAGCGCCCTACAATTTGTATATCCCTCGATACGAATGGGACGGAGAAACGATCATTACCCTGCTTGACCCGTCTCGAGTGCCCCCAATGAGCGACGAGCAATTGGATCGCCTGATCTTCGGTTAA
- a CDS encoding DUF2585 family protein, translating into MARTYLNIFALSGLFIIGLTLWAWGQPLICTCGDIKLWVPTIFDSGNSQHIADWYTLSHILHGVLIALLGRLAFPRFGFNGAFLAAIVTGIGWEVIEHTNWVLDAFRATTINAGYHGDSVLNAVADYVFMMGGFFAAFALRIPVVLIGVLGLELIAGVFGRDNLTLSTIQLIAPIDAIDTWQQELNPNAVSSE; encoded by the coding sequence ATGGCCCGTACCTACCTAAATATCTTCGCCCTCAGCGGCCTTTTCATCATTGGCCTAACCCTTTGGGCGTGGGGCCAACCATTGATCTGCACATGCGGTGACATCAAGCTTTGGGTGCCGACGATCTTTGACAGTGGCAACTCGCAACACATCGCGGATTGGTACACGCTTTCCCACATCCTGCACGGCGTTCTCATCGCGCTTTTGGGCCGTTTGGCGTTCCCGCGTTTCGGGTTCAATGGCGCATTTCTTGCGGCCATTGTCACTGGAATCGGCTGGGAAGTTATCGAGCACACAAACTGGGTGCTCGACGCATTCCGCGCGACAACAATCAACGCAGGCTATCACGGTGACAGCGTGCTGAACGCGGTTGCTGATTACGTCTTCATGATGGGCGGTTTCTTCGCGGCGTTCGCACTTCGCATCCCCGTTGTTCTTATCGGCGTGCTCGGTCTTGAACTCATCGCTGGGGTCTTTGGGCGCGATAACCTCACGCTCTCAACCATACAGCTGATCGCCCCGATTGACGCCATCGACACGTGGCAACAAGAGTTAAATCCAAACGCAGTTTCGTCCGAGTAA
- a CDS encoding BCCT family transporter, whose product MSNDNKIRPPLTELDINTTAGGFYNGFATSVAVPAKIIISALVVWAIFWPVQSGAVLNGFNGFILGNFAAWYIWVVAFFVIVCFLLALWPAAGRLNLGLDGEGPEFSNFSWFSMMFGAGIGVGMLTWAVAEPVTHFQSNPETIMGLTTGGTEDNIRMAYKWSFLHWGLGAWACYAICGLSLAFFSYRRGLPLTIRSGLTPLFGSSLAGILGHIIDIVAVVATILGVAQTLGFGVDQFVAGLTRIGIGGLTDAEGAASTFGIIVALLIIMGASTLSALSGVGKGIKWLSNINMVLSIILLGFFIIFGATFFGFNAMFIGIWDYLIALPELSFNVFRSDGVEGSESFLLAQWQGWWPVFYWAWWIAFAPFVGLFLARISRGRTIREFVLGAMIVPALMCFVWFAWAGGTAIDLELNGGANGVIFDASNGDKIFAMTNFMLADISAILSWAMTVMIVVLLMTFLVTSADSAVLIVNTINAAGDEGPKARPHILFWGAALAFVVAGLLISGGTTAIQTAMVIGALPFSIVMALMAIALLKAVYNDSRREQAGVPMTHDKIEGATGNGLPSGLDGTPAE is encoded by the coding sequence ATGTCAAATGACAATAAGATTAGGCCCCCACTAACGGAACTGGATATCAACACGACTGCGGGCGGGTTCTACAATGGCTTTGCGACATCTGTCGCAGTGCCCGCTAAAATAATAATTTCTGCCCTCGTCGTTTGGGCGATTTTCTGGCCGGTTCAGTCTGGCGCAGTGCTAAACGGTTTCAACGGATTCATTCTGGGGAACTTTGCAGCGTGGTACATTTGGGTTGTGGCGTTTTTTGTTATCGTTTGTTTTTTGCTGGCGCTTTGGCCCGCGGCTGGACGGCTCAATCTAGGGCTTGATGGTGAGGGGCCAGAGTTCAGTAACTTCTCATGGTTCTCCATGATGTTTGGCGCCGGTATCGGTGTTGGCATGCTGACATGGGCTGTCGCCGAACCTGTGACACACTTTCAATCCAACCCTGAAACTATCATGGGGCTCACCACGGGCGGCACCGAAGATAACATTCGGATGGCCTATAAATGGTCGTTCCTGCATTGGGGTCTTGGCGCATGGGCCTGTTATGCAATCTGCGGTCTGTCATTGGCATTCTTCAGCTACCGTCGCGGTCTGCCCCTCACGATCCGTTCTGGCCTGACCCCTTTGTTTGGTTCCAGCCTCGCGGGTATTTTGGGTCACATCATCGACATCGTAGCTGTGGTCGCGACCATTCTGGGCGTTGCACAAACGCTTGGCTTTGGCGTGGATCAGTTCGTCGCTGGCCTAACTCGGATCGGCATTGGTGGTTTGACGGATGCAGAAGGTGCCGCCTCGACATTCGGTATCATTGTCGCCCTTCTGATCATCATGGGTGCATCCACATTGTCCGCGCTATCTGGCGTTGGCAAAGGTATCAAATGGCTGTCCAACATCAACATGGTGCTGTCCATTATCCTGCTGGGTTTCTTCATCATCTTTGGCGCGACGTTCTTTGGGTTCAATGCCATGTTCATCGGCATCTGGGATTATCTTATCGCCCTTCCAGAACTGAGCTTTAATGTCTTCCGTTCTGATGGCGTTGAAGGTTCTGAATCCTTCCTGCTGGCACAGTGGCAGGGCTGGTGGCCTGTATTCTACTGGGCTTGGTGGATCGCATTTGCACCCTTCGTTGGTCTGTTCCTCGCACGTATTTCACGCGGCCGCACCATTCGCGAGTTCGTGCTTGGTGCGATGATCGTTCCTGCGTTGATGTGCTTTGTTTGGTTCGCATGGGCAGGCGGCACCGCCATTGACCTCGAACTCAACGGTGGCGCAAATGGCGTGATCTTTGATGCCAGCAACGGCGACAAAATCTTTGCGATGACTAACTTTATGTTGGCGGACATCAGCGCGATTTTGTCTTGGGCGATGACTGTCATGATCGTTGTCTTGTTGATGACGTTCCTTGTGACCTCTGCTGACTCTGCTGTTTTGATCGTGAACACGATTAACGCTGCGGGCGATGAAGGTCCGAAGGCACGCCCACACATTCTGTTCTGGGGTGCGGCACTGGCGTTCGTTGTGGCCGGCTTGTTGATCTCGGGCGGAACCACAGCGATCCAAACCGCGATGGTTATTGGCGCACTGCCGTTCTCGATTGTGATGGCACTGATGGCCATTGCTTTGCTCAAAGCGGTCTACAACGACAGCCGCCGCGAACAGGCTGGTGTTCCAATGACGCACGATAAGATCGAAGGCGCGACAGGCAATGGTCTGCCTTCTGGTCTTGACGGCACGCCAGCGGAATAA
- the pncB gene encoding nicotinate phosphoribosyltransferase, with the protein MVDIATRVWNHKWKIDPIVRSLIDTDFYKLLMCQSVFRNKPDTQVTFSLINRTKSVRLADLVDEGELREQLDHVRSLSLSRGESTWMRGNTFYGKRSMFSPEFMDWFENLRLPPYHLEKRDGQYELTFEGSWPEVMLWEIPALAIIMELRNRAVLGTMGRFELEVLYARGMTKLWEKVEKLRPLDGLRVADFGTRRRHSFLWQDWAVQAMQEGLGDNFAGTSNCLIAKNRDLAAIGTNAHELPMVYSALAKTDEALFQAPYDVLADWQDEHDGNLRIILPDTYGTQGFLDNAPDWLAGWTGIRVDSGDPATAAETAIQWWESRNEDPREKLVIFSDGLDADKIVTLHNQFKSRCQVSFGWGTMLTNDFKGLTEGDTLAPFSLVCKAISANGSPTVKLSDNPNKAMGPAEEIERYKRVFGVGEQERVEVVV; encoded by the coding sequence ATGGTCGATATCGCAACACGGGTTTGGAACCACAAATGGAAGATCGACCCGATCGTCCGCTCCCTCATCGATACCGACTTTTATAAATTGCTGATGTGCCAATCGGTGTTTCGCAATAAGCCCGATACCCAAGTCACATTCTCGCTGATCAACCGCACCAAATCCGTACGCCTCGCCGACCTCGTTGACGAGGGCGAATTACGCGAACAACTGGATCACGTCCGTTCCCTCTCGCTGTCCCGTGGCGAAAGCACATGGATGCGCGGCAACACGTTCTACGGCAAACGCTCCATGTTCTCACCTGAATTCATGGACTGGTTCGAAAACCTGCGCCTCCCGCCCTACCACCTCGAAAAACGCGACGGCCAATACGAGCTCACATTCGAGGGCTCATGGCCCGAAGTCATGCTCTGGGAAATCCCCGCCCTCGCCATCATCATGGAACTGCGCAACCGCGCCGTGCTGGGCACCATGGGCAGGTTCGAACTCGAAGTCCTCTACGCGCGCGGCATGACCAAGCTCTGGGAGAAGGTCGAAAAACTCCGCCCCCTCGACGGCCTGCGCGTCGCGGACTTCGGCACCCGCCGCCGCCATTCCTTCCTGTGGCAAGACTGGGCCGTGCAAGCCATGCAGGAAGGGCTGGGCGATAACTTCGCTGGCACCTCCAACTGCCTCATCGCCAAGAACCGTGACCTCGCCGCGATCGGCACCAACGCCCACGAACTGCCCATGGTCTACTCCGCCCTCGCCAAAACCGACGAGGCGCTGTTCCAAGCCCCCTATGACGTGCTGGCCGACTGGCAGGACGAACACGACGGCAACCTGCGCATCATCCTGCCCGACACCTACGGCACGCAGGGCTTCCTTGATAACGCCCCCGACTGGCTGGCCGGCTGGACGGGCATTCGCGTGGATTCCGGTGACCCCGCAACCGCCGCCGAAACCGCCATTCAATGGTGGGAATCCCGTAATGAGGACCCGCGCGAGAAACTGGTGATCTTCTCGGACGGTCTGGACGCCGACAAAATCGTGACGCTCCACAACCAATTCAAATCCCGCTGCCAAGTCAGTTTCGGTTGGGGCACCATGCTCACCAATGACTTCAAAGGCCTGACGGAGGGCGACACCCTCGCCCCGTTCTCCCTCGTCTGCAAAGCCATATCCGCCAACGGTTCCCCCACCGTCAAACTCAGCGACAACCCCAACAAAGCCATGGGCCCCGCCGAGGAAATCGAGCGCTATAAACGGGTGTTCGGAGTCGGGGAACAGGAACGGGTGGAGGTTGTGGTTTAG
- a CDS encoding DUF262 domain-containing protein, whose protein sequence is MADEVKPVSTYSPNKETISQLLSMTEPSIVVPDWQRNYSWKTDQVETFWNDLVRFSERQTDKVKTEYFLGSVVIVRTQDGLLKLLDGQQRLATSAILISVIRDYVSKHSKDAAAQLQKDYLVGFDHLENKTVHKLRLNIYDRDFFRQLVLDERNADYSEPEPKISSHHLILNTRKKFEAYLAKFVEGLAAEDGAKKSLGLSRCLLRQMTVIAVHSTDEDSAADVFETLNDRGIGLSTPDLLRNLVIRRAPEGQEDTVVELWKDLISFENDAQIQNFLRHYWVSRYGDVKTQSLYREIKGVILDKDLESVRLSTSMNTSSDVYRQILGANTSSMALNKILTEVLEYGSRARILLPTILALIEVVGAEEATDPVHLVHNAFVRYSIIRNLENSPFESAMYEAARELHEKKDVAAFCEKIRGVAPDDESTEASFRGLSISHNGSRRNILKRFELSLRKTEELEIAGTKDVHVEHVYPQKPLAGEKMANHDRVINRIGNLTLLSARLNRQIQNGNFESKKPELAKSELLMTQEIAVRDDWNEEAINERQHTMASLAPDLWQV, encoded by the coding sequence ATGGCAGATGAAGTAAAACCAGTATCGACATATTCCCCGAATAAAGAAACGATAAGCCAGCTATTGTCGATGACGGAGCCTTCAATTGTTGTTCCTGATTGGCAGCGAAATTACAGTTGGAAAACTGACCAAGTTGAAACTTTCTGGAATGACCTCGTTCGCTTTTCTGAGCGACAGACTGACAAAGTAAAGACAGAGTATTTCTTGGGATCTGTTGTTATTGTTCGGACTCAAGATGGCTTACTTAAGCTTTTAGATGGTCAGCAAAGGCTTGCCACTTCAGCCATTCTCATCTCTGTAATTCGAGACTACGTCAGCAAGCATAGCAAGGACGCGGCCGCACAACTTCAAAAGGATTACTTAGTTGGGTTCGATCACTTAGAGAACAAAACGGTTCATAAGCTCAGATTGAATATCTACGATCGGGATTTTTTCCGACAGCTTGTTCTAGATGAGAGAAACGCCGACTATAGTGAACCCGAACCGAAGATTTCATCTCACCACCTAATCTTGAACACTAGGAAGAAGTTCGAAGCTTATCTAGCCAAATTTGTAGAGGGGTTAGCGGCAGAAGATGGGGCTAAGAAAAGCCTTGGGCTTTCTCGATGCCTGCTTCGTCAAATGACCGTGATTGCAGTTCACTCAACAGACGAAGACAGCGCTGCGGATGTATTTGAAACACTCAATGATCGAGGGATTGGTCTTTCGACACCAGATTTGTTGCGAAACCTTGTTATTCGCCGAGCACCTGAAGGCCAGGAAGATACAGTCGTTGAACTTTGGAAAGACCTGATTTCTTTTGAGAATGATGCCCAAATCCAAAACTTTCTTCGCCACTATTGGGTGTCCCGATATGGAGATGTCAAAACCCAAAGCCTCTACCGTGAGATTAAGGGCGTAATTCTGGATAAAGACTTGGAAAGCGTTCGGTTATCGACGTCAATGAATACATCGTCAGACGTATATCGGCAAATTCTTGGCGCTAATACGTCATCGATGGCCCTCAACAAAATTCTTACTGAAGTTCTAGAGTACGGAAGCCGTGCTAGAATCTTACTTCCTACAATCTTGGCACTAATTGAAGTTGTTGGCGCTGAAGAGGCAACAGACCCTGTGCATTTAGTTCACAACGCTTTTGTTCGTTACTCAATAATTCGAAATCTTGAAAACAGCCCCTTCGAAAGCGCCATGTATGAAGCCGCTCGTGAATTGCATGAGAAAAAAGATGTTGCAGCATTTTGTGAAAAAATACGTGGGGTTGCTCCAGACGATGAATCTACTGAGGCCTCTTTCAGAGGGCTTTCAATCTCCCACAATGGCTCAAGACGCAATATCTTAAAGCGATTTGAGTTGAGTCTGCGGAAGACTGAAGAACTAGAAATCGCGGGAACAAAAGATGTTCACGTTGAGCATGTTTATCCTCAGAAGCCACTGGCAGGTGAGAAAATGGCGAATCATGATAGAGTTATCAACCGCATTGGCAATTTGACTTTGCTTTCAGCAAGGCTAAACCGCCAAATACAGAACGGAAATTTCGAGAGTAAGAAACCAGAGTTAGCGAAGTCAGAACTGTTAATGACACAAGAAATTGCGGTCAGAGATGATTGGAATGAAGAGGCAATCAATGAACGTCAGCACACAATGGCTTCCTTGGCGCCTGACCTCTGGCAGGTATAG
- the arfB gene encoding alternative ribosome rescue aminoacyl-tRNA hydrolase ArfB, with amino-acid sequence MGLRINDNIEVSDWELTESFVRASGPGGQNVNKVSTAVELRFEAARSPALSGPIKTRLKRLAGRKWTSDGAIVVFVQDTRSQARNRELARERLAEMIRAALVAPKRRVKTRVSQNQKRKRVDAKKKRGEVKALRGKVD; translated from the coding sequence ATGGGACTGAGGATCAACGATAATATCGAGGTTAGCGATTGGGAGCTGACGGAGAGCTTCGTGCGCGCCTCTGGGCCCGGTGGTCAGAACGTCAATAAGGTGAGCACGGCGGTTGAGCTGCGGTTTGAAGCGGCGCGATCCCCTGCGTTGTCCGGCCCGATCAAGACGCGGCTAAAACGGCTGGCGGGGCGCAAGTGGACGTCTGATGGCGCGATCGTGGTGTTCGTGCAGGACACCCGTTCCCAAGCCCGCAATCGGGAGTTGGCGCGGGAACGATTGGCCGAGATGATCCGCGCCGCACTGGTGGCCCCGAAACGACGGGTAAAGACTCGCGTATCCCAGAACCAAAAACGCAAACGCGTGGATGCGAAGAAGAAACGCGGGGAGGTTAAGGCGTTGAGGGGGAAGGTGGATTGA
- a CDS encoding queuosine precursor transporter: protein MTKILPGVLAMAIVVVASNILVQFFVGDWLTWGAFTYPIAFLVTDVTNRLYGAQTARKVVFTGFVVGILCSLIGSQFSVNLGTADDPFLAPAVTLRVAIGSGVAFLTAQLLDVAIFSKLRDGHWWRAPLASSFVGSAVDTALFFTIAFSAGAVGLLGADHNTDFFNEVVATPFGFDATRWVGTAFVDWLVKIAIALLALVPFRLIVGRLQRNP from the coding sequence ATGACCAAAATACTTCCAGGCGTTCTCGCCATGGCCATCGTTGTGGTGGCATCTAACATTCTTGTGCAATTCTTCGTTGGCGATTGGCTGACTTGGGGTGCATTTACTTATCCAATCGCATTCCTTGTGACGGACGTCACGAACCGCCTCTATGGGGCACAAACCGCCCGTAAAGTGGTTTTTACGGGCTTTGTGGTTGGTATCCTGTGTTCGCTTATCGGCAGCCAATTTAGCGTAAACCTAGGCACGGCCGATGATCCGTTCCTTGCACCTGCTGTAACACTTCGTGTTGCCATCGGGTCTGGCGTTGCATTCTTGACGGCGCAACTCCTTGATGTGGCTATCTTTTCCAAGCTTCGCGATGGCCATTGGTGGCGCGCTCCGCTTGCGTCTAGTTTTGTGGGTTCGGCGGTTGATACGGCTTTGTTCTTTACGATTGCGTTTTCGGCTGGGGCTGTTGGGCTTCTTGGGGCGGATCATAACACGGACTTCTTTAACGAAGTCGTCGCCACGCCGTTTGGGTTTGACGCCACACGTTGGGTCGGTACGGCCTTTGTGGACTGGCTGGTTAAGATCGCTATCGCCTTACTCGCCCTCGTTCCGTTCCGCTTGATTGTGGGACGTTTGCAACGAAATCCCTAA
- the mepA gene encoding penicillin-insensitive murein endopeptidase has translation MGNLTRTRIFKLGLTIAALALTASCRNSDVQRSDVPGNTTSPAAVMSTQNANDNRSAKEVFGYIPTASDQRSEPFGGYARGCQAGAVQLPETGPTWQAMRLSRNRNWAQPNTVDYVQDLSRFAATLDGWEGLYVGDMSQPRGGPMLTGHASHQSGLDIDIWMLQPDRLDLTRQERENLSSISMRRERGAFTNSSWTEEHMQLLRAAASDPRTARIFVFPGAKVAMCNWETGDRAWLNRIRPWYGHHYHFHVRLRCPAGATGCEDQAPPPAGDGCADAQTWVNNILNPPPPNPNATPSTPRGPVTMARLPGQCLAVAESE, from the coding sequence ATGGGAAACCTGACCAGAACGCGTATTTTCAAACTTGGCCTGACGATTGCCGCGCTTGCGTTGACCGCAAGCTGCCGCAATTCAGACGTGCAACGCAGCGATGTGCCGGGCAATACAACATCCCCTGCCGCTGTTATGTCCACGCAAAATGCCAACGACAATCGCTCTGCAAAAGAGGTGTTCGGATACATTCCGACAGCGTCCGATCAACGCTCCGAACCGTTTGGTGGATACGCACGTGGTTGTCAGGCTGGAGCTGTGCAGCTTCCAGAAACAGGCCCGACTTGGCAAGCGATGCGCTTGTCGCGCAATCGCAACTGGGCGCAGCCGAACACCGTTGATTACGTACAAGACCTGAGCCGTTTTGCTGCGACACTGGATGGTTGGGAAGGTCTTTACGTCGGCGATATGAGTCAACCACGTGGCGGCCCGATGTTGACTGGGCATGCCAGCCACCAATCTGGCTTGGACATCGATATCTGGATGCTGCAACCAGACCGTTTGGACCTGACGCGACAAGAACGCGAAAATCTGTCCTCGATCTCTATGCGCCGCGAACGTGGTGCGTTCACGAATTCAAGCTGGACCGAAGAGCATATGCAACTGCTGCGCGCCGCTGCTAGCGACCCGCGCACCGCACGGATTTTCGTATTTCCGGGTGCAAAAGTTGCGATGTGCAATTGGGAAACTGGTGATCGTGCCTGGCTGAACCGCATTCGCCCTTGGTACGGGCACCATTACCATTTCCACGTCCGTTTACGCTGCCCTGCTGGGGCCACTGGATGCGAAGACCAAGCGCCGCCACCAGCGGGTGATGGCTGTGCTGATGCGCAAACTTGGGTCAACAATATCCTGAACCCACCGCCGCCAAACCCGAACGCGACCCCCAGCACCCCACGCGGTCCTGTGACAATGGCGCGACTACCCGGACAATGTTTAGCCGTCGCGGAAAGCGAATAA
- a CDS encoding MFS transporter: MSTVSKKRIWGWMAFDWASQPFYTLGLTFIFGPYFAVTAAEYFLSNGSDAEAAKANAQSLWSGGQTVAGLFIAFTAPFLGAFADNSGRKMPWIAFFSIIYVVATAMLWGLTPDGANVMWILVVFYVGFFAAESALNFTNAILPSLGSKEEIGRISGSGAAFGYWGGVSALFIMLLLLAENDQGVTLLGTAPLFGLDPEMREGTRSVGPFIAIWFAIFMIPFWLWVRDDPKLGGKPTSIGAVSGELWETLKSVKDRKSLLNFLIGSMFYRDALNALYAFGGVYAALVLDWQTIDIGIFGIIAAIAAAITTWLAGKADQRMGPKPVIRISVWALIVVSIIIVGMSREQLFGMPLAEGSSLPDTIFFVCGAVIGGAGGAVYASSRSMMVRHTHPDRPAEAFGLFALSGKATAFLAPAFITLFTYLTSNNQLGFLPVIFLFLAGLFLLRWVKPEGDRDEWET, from the coding sequence ATGTCTACTGTATCCAAGAAACGTATTTGGGGCTGGATGGCCTTTGATTGGGCATCGCAGCCGTTTTACACGCTGGGTTTAACCTTTATTTTCGGCCCATATTTTGCAGTCACCGCTGCGGAATACTTCCTGTCCAACGGATCGGATGCCGAAGCAGCGAAAGCGAATGCGCAAAGCCTTTGGTCAGGCGGGCAAACAGTTGCTGGTCTATTCATCGCATTTACCGCACCGTTCCTTGGTGCGTTTGCTGACAATTCAGGGCGCAAGATGCCGTGGATTGCGTTCTTTTCAATCATCTATGTGGTTGCCACCGCGATGCTGTGGGGGCTGACGCCGGATGGTGCGAATGTCATGTGGATACTGGTGGTCTTCTATGTCGGGTTCTTCGCCGCAGAGAGTGCGCTGAACTTCACGAACGCGATTTTACCGAGCCTTGGCAGCAAAGAAGAAATCGGGCGGATCAGCGGATCGGGCGCGGCGTTCGGGTATTGGGGCGGCGTAAGCGCGCTGTTCATCATGCTGTTGCTTCTCGCCGAAAACGATCAAGGTGTTACCTTATTGGGGACTGCTCCGTTGTTTGGGCTGGACCCTGAAATGCGAGAAGGCACGCGGTCCGTTGGACCGTTCATCGCGATTTGGTTCGCGATCTTTATGATCCCGTTTTGGCTATGGGTACGTGACGATCCGAAACTTGGCGGCAAGCCGACCAGTATCGGTGCCGTCTCCGGAGAGCTTTGGGAAACGTTGAAGTCTGTTAAAGACCGCAAAAGCCTGTTGAACTTCCTGATCGGATCCATGTTTTACCGTGACGCACTGAACGCGCTTTATGCATTTGGCGGCGTTTATGCGGCCTTGGTGCTGGACTGGCAGACAATCGACATCGGCATCTTCGGCATAATCGCGGCAATCGCTGCGGCGATCACCACATGGCTTGCTGGGAAGGCAGACCAACGGATGGGCCCAAAGCCAGTAATTCGAATATCTGTTTGGGCACTGATCGTCGTAAGCATCATCATCGTCGGCATGTCGCGTGAGCAGCTGTTTGGAATGCCACTGGCCGAAGGGTCGTCCCTTCCAGACACTATCTTCTTTGTCTGTGGCGCAGTTATCGGGGGCGCTGGGGGCGCGGTGTACGCATCCAGCCGATCCATGATGGTCCGCCATACCCACCCTGACCGCCCCGCTGAAGCGTTCGGTTTGTTCGCATTGTCTGGGAAAGCCACAGCATTTCTAGCGCCGGCGTTCATTACGCTGTTCACGTATTTGACCAGTAACAACCAATTGGGCTTCCTCCCCGTTATCTTCCTTTTCCTCGCGGGGTTGTTTTTGTTAAGATGGGTAAAGCCAGAAGGAGATCGGGACGAATGGGAAACCTGA
- a CDS encoding acyl-CoA thioesterase gives MPSMNPLDMHVSQHRCRLVDCDIFGEMNNGRILTLYEMGRFQAAVRMGLWALLKKRRWGLTVAGTSIRYRKRITPFEKYETRTRISTWDERFVYIEQGMFKMNGECASNVLFRTAVVSKGRAVPTQELIKALNITAPRPEPAQWVTNWIDAEATRIWPPELNKT, from the coding sequence ATGCCCTCGATGAATCCGCTGGACATGCATGTCTCTCAGCATCGTTGCCGCTTGGTCGATTGTGATATCTTTGGTGAGATGAACAACGGTCGTATTTTGACGCTTTATGAGATGGGGCGCTTTCAAGCGGCTGTCCGCATGGGGCTTTGGGCGTTGCTGAAAAAACGGCGCTGGGGCCTGACCGTCGCAGGCACATCGATCCGATATCGCAAGCGTATTACTCCGTTTGAAAAGTATGAAACACGCACGCGCATTTCCACGTGGGATGAGCGGTTTGTTTATATCGAACAGGGCATGTTCAAGATGAACGGCGAATGCGCGAGCAATGTGTTGTTCCGCACTGCCGTCGTATCAAAGGGGCGCGCGGTTCCGACGCAAGAGCTGATCAAAGCGCTTAACATCACCGCACCGCGACCCGAACCAGCGCAATGGGTAACCAACTGGATCGACGCCGAAGCGACGCGGATTTGGCCGCCTGAGTTGAACAAGACGTAA